A region of Streptomyces sp. NBC_01750 DNA encodes the following proteins:
- a CDS encoding SDR family oxidoreductase yields MFLVTGATGNVGRHVVHQLLAEGESVRALTRSPEGARLPAGAEVVGGDLNRPETVEPALEGVSALFLFPSPGTAGPILRAAGERGVRRVVMLSSSSVEYTTDGADNAIVAYHKEIEHEVETSGLEWTLVRPCGFAVNTLQWAPQIRAGGVVRGPYAEAEMALIDERDIADVATRVLRTDGHVGAKYVLTGPEPLTQTEQARRIGEAVGRPVRYEEVPPAVAREQMILNRVPADLADMTLRFQAGRAGVPAEISSTVEEVTGRPARTFDQWAADHAADFR; encoded by the coding sequence GTGTTTCTGGTGACCGGAGCGACCGGGAACGTCGGTCGTCATGTCGTTCATCAACTGCTCGCCGAGGGCGAGTCCGTACGCGCGCTGACCCGTAGCCCGGAGGGAGCCCGCCTGCCGGCGGGGGCCGAGGTGGTCGGTGGCGACCTCAACCGGCCGGAGACGGTGGAGCCCGCGCTGGAGGGCGTCTCCGCGCTGTTCCTGTTCCCCTCGCCGGGCACGGCGGGGCCGATCCTCCGGGCCGCAGGGGAACGCGGGGTACGCCGGGTCGTCATGCTCTCGTCGTCGTCCGTCGAGTACACCACCGACGGCGCCGACAACGCGATCGTGGCGTACCACAAGGAGATCGAGCACGAGGTCGAGACATCCGGGCTGGAGTGGACCCTCGTCCGGCCCTGCGGTTTCGCCGTCAACACCCTGCAGTGGGCACCGCAGATCCGCGCCGGTGGTGTGGTGCGCGGGCCGTACGCGGAGGCCGAGATGGCGCTCATCGACGAGCGTGACATCGCGGACGTCGCCACTCGCGTGCTGCGGACGGACGGGCACGTGGGCGCGAAGTACGTGCTGACCGGGCCGGAGCCGCTCACCCAGACCGAGCAGGCCCGGCGGATCGGCGAGGCCGTCGGACGTCCGGTGCGGTACGAGGAGGTGCCGCCGGCCGTCGCGCGCGAGCAGATGATCCTGAACCGGGTCCCGGCCGACCTCGCGGACATGACCCTCAGGTTCCAGGCGGGGCGCGCCGGTGTGCCGGCGGAGATCTCATCGACGGTCGAGGAGGTCACCGGCCGCCCCGCACGCACGTTTGACCAGTGGGCCGCCGATCACGCGGCCGACTTCCGGTAG
- a CDS encoding FAD-dependent monooxygenase, with the protein MADVLIAGAGPVGLMLACELRLAGVDVLVLERLAERNGESRAGGLHARSVELLDQRGIADRFLTAGRTGPLAHFSFIPLDIGDLPTRHPYALAIHQSRVERLLEERAIELGVRLRRSAEVIGLRQDGTGVEVQIAGVQGTERLRAGYLVGCDGGRSAVRKLAGIGYPGTPATVTALMGDVKLTDPPPGIIFGSESRREHGSFMIFDSDRPDTHRVITMEFDKVTDRDAPVTLEALSRACIKIAGTDFGMHSPHWLSSFSDAARQADRYREGRVLLAGDAAHIHFPSSGQGMNLGLQDAVNLGWKLAAVARGQAPEELLDSYHAERHPATERMLGSIRAQTALWRPGAQTDALREVFGALVEFEDANRYLGGVCTQLDIRYPVGDGHPALGRRMPDLDIKTPSGQIRAFELLHAARPVLLDFTGRPDLRAALEGWTDRVDLVEAECQDDHWTYPVIGDVPAPAAVLIRPDGHVAWAAPTAPAGSATPETTTAALTSALTRWFGPAQGR; encoded by the coding sequence ATGGCAGATGTGCTAATCGCCGGCGCCGGCCCGGTCGGGCTGATGCTCGCCTGCGAGCTGCGGCTCGCCGGAGTGGACGTGCTGGTGCTGGAACGGCTCGCGGAGCGAAACGGTGAGTCACGAGCCGGTGGCCTCCACGCTCGGAGCGTGGAGCTCCTCGACCAGCGCGGGATCGCGGACCGGTTCCTCACGGCCGGGAGGACGGGGCCGCTCGCGCACTTCTCTTTCATACCTCTGGACATCGGGGACCTCCCGACGAGACATCCGTACGCCCTCGCCATCCACCAGTCCCGGGTCGAGCGGCTCCTGGAGGAGCGTGCGATCGAGCTGGGCGTACGGCTGCGCCGGTCCGCCGAGGTAATCGGTCTGCGCCAGGACGGGACCGGGGTCGAGGTGCAGATCGCCGGGGTCCAGGGCACCGAGCGGCTGCGAGCCGGCTACCTGGTGGGCTGTGACGGCGGCCGCAGCGCCGTACGCAAGCTGGCCGGCATCGGCTACCCCGGCACACCGGCCACGGTGACCGCGCTGATGGGCGACGTAAAGCTCACCGACCCACCCCCCGGGATCATCTTCGGCTCCGAGAGCCGACGGGAGCACGGGTCCTTTATGATCTTCGACTCCGACCGACCCGACACGCATCGGGTGATCACTATGGAGTTCGACAAGGTCACGGATCGAGACGCCCCCGTGACCCTGGAGGCGCTCAGCCGGGCATGCATCAAGATCGCCGGTACCGACTTCGGCATGCACAGCCCGCACTGGCTCAGCAGCTTCAGCGACGCCGCCCGGCAGGCCGACAGGTACCGCGAAGGACGGGTCCTGCTGGCCGGGGACGCCGCACACATCCATTTCCCCTCCAGCGGACAGGGAATGAACCTGGGGCTCCAGGACGCCGTCAACCTGGGCTGGAAGCTCGCCGCGGTCGCGCGCGGGCAGGCCCCCGAGGAACTGCTGGACAGCTACCACGCCGAACGGCACCCAGCCACCGAGCGCATGCTCGGCAGCATCCGCGCACAGACCGCCCTCTGGCGCCCAGGCGCTCAGACCGACGCGCTCCGCGAAGTGTTCGGTGCCCTTGTCGAGTTCGAGGACGCCAATCGGTATCTGGGCGGCGTCTGCACCCAGCTCGACATCCGCTACCCGGTGGGCGACGGACATCCGGCCCTCGGTCGCCGGATGCCCGACCTCGACATCAAGACACCCTCTGGGCAGATACGCGCCTTCGAGCTGCTGCACGCCGCTCGACCTGTGCTGCTCGACTTCACCGGCCGACCCGACCTGCGTGCCGCCCTCGAAGGCTGGACGGACCGGGTGGACCTTGTCGAGGCAGAGTGCCAGGACGATCACTGGACGTACCCGGTGATCGGCGACGTCCCGGCCCCCGCGGCGGTGCTGATCCGCCCCGACGGCCATGTCGCCTGGGCCGCGCCCACCGCCCCCGCCGGCTCGGCCACTCCGGAAACCACCACCGCGGCCCTCACGTCCGCGCTCACCAGGTGGTTCGGCCCTGCTCAGGGCCGCTGA
- a CDS encoding methyltransferase, with amino-acid sequence MPKDELTPPAAVAELPPEFATLMRLADLVTPMALRVAANLRLVDHMQDGVQDLESLAKMTDSHQETLGRVIRHLVAIDVLEESTPGNFAPTALGELLAHGHPATQVGWLDPTHMIGRADLSLIHLFEAVRGGGSIYKKHYGKEFWDDVSGDAVLGATFYDLMAHGQTRIFSEAVERHDWTGVRHILDVGGADGDLIATVLGKEPGISATLLELPGPAARAREKFEAAGLAGTVDVVDGSFFDPLPVTSDLITVSFVLHNWSDDDAVRILRNCVEALEPGGSLLLIECADQSPSKPDPGFTSGDIRMMAYFGGRERTYAQWQELAAAAGLRIDSASDALAYGARVLTLVKASA; translated from the coding sequence ATGCCGAAGGATGAATTGACGCCCCCCGCCGCAGTCGCTGAACTCCCCCCGGAGTTCGCTACGTTGATGCGGCTCGCCGACCTGGTGACCCCCATGGCGCTGCGGGTGGCCGCGAACCTGCGGCTGGTCGACCACATGCAGGACGGCGTCCAGGACCTCGAGTCGCTCGCGAAGATGACCGATTCCCATCAGGAGACGCTGGGGAGGGTGATCCGGCACCTGGTCGCCATCGATGTGCTGGAGGAGTCCACGCCGGGCAACTTCGCGCCCACCGCCCTCGGCGAGCTGCTGGCCCACGGTCACCCAGCGACCCAGGTGGGGTGGCTGGACCCGACTCACATGATCGGGCGGGCGGACCTTTCCCTCATCCACCTCTTCGAAGCCGTCCGCGGCGGCGGCTCCATCTACAAGAAGCACTACGGCAAGGAATTCTGGGACGACGTCTCGGGTGACGCGGTCCTCGGCGCCACCTTCTACGACCTGATGGCGCACGGCCAGACGCGCATCTTCAGCGAGGCGGTGGAACGGCACGACTGGACCGGTGTGCGTCACATCCTCGATGTGGGCGGCGCCGACGGCGATCTGATCGCCACCGTGCTGGGGAAGGAGCCCGGGATCAGCGCCACCCTGCTGGAACTCCCCGGCCCGGCGGCCAGGGCGCGAGAGAAGTTCGAGGCAGCCGGACTGGCCGGCACGGTCGACGTGGTCGACGGCAGCTTCTTCGATCCGCTGCCGGTGACGTCCGACCTGATCACGGTGTCGTTCGTGCTGCACAACTGGTCGGACGACGACGCCGTGCGGATTCTGCGCAACTGTGTGGAGGCGCTGGAGCCGGGCGGCTCTCTGCTGCTCATCGAGTGCGCCGACCAGTCGCCTTCCAAACCGGATCCGGGTTTCACGAGCGGCGACATCCGGATGATGGCCTACTTCGGGGGGCGCGAACGTACGTACGCCCAGTGGCAGGAGCTTGCGGCTGCCGCGGGCCTGAGGATCGACTCGGCGTCCGATGCCCTCGCCTACGGCGCACGCGTGCTCACCCTCGTGAAGGCGTCTGCCTGA
- a CDS encoding methyltransferase codes for MAHDEGQAATMEDRGYVVQLMFGTLAAHTVRAAVDLRIVELMGDKERLATDVAEEAGTAPQPTLRLLRALAGLRLLEESAPGAFSVTSVGALLDPGRPGSMASLVTSSGFMERLMQPGWEHLTDSLRTGDTSFEKAFGKDFFSYLKDHPERSAGFNEAMSQATRATATVLPGAFDFGRFTTVADIGGGDGTLLAGVLREHTSLTGILYDTEEGLAQAPETMRRDGLADRCSVVPGDFFTSVPEGADVYLIKSILHDWSDDRCVTILSHVREVLPADGRVLIVEPVLSDVVDPHAVGLYLGDINMLVNWGGRERTRAEFDEVCHRAGLEVVSVTQLGGPGFCLIEARAI; via the coding sequence GTGGCGCACGACGAGGGCCAGGCGGCAACGATGGAGGACCGCGGATACGTCGTTCAACTCATGTTCGGGACTCTGGCGGCGCACACCGTGCGCGCGGCCGTCGACTTGAGGATCGTCGAGCTGATGGGCGACAAGGAAAGGCTCGCCACCGACGTGGCCGAGGAAGCCGGCACGGCCCCGCAGCCCACACTTCGGCTGCTCCGCGCCCTGGCCGGCCTGCGCCTCCTCGAGGAGTCCGCGCCGGGCGCCTTCTCGGTGACGTCCGTGGGCGCCCTCCTCGACCCGGGGCGCCCCGGCTCCATGGCTTCGCTGGTCACCTCCTCCGGGTTCATGGAGCGGCTCATGCAGCCCGGCTGGGAGCACCTGACCGACAGCCTCCGTACCGGGGACACCTCGTTCGAGAAGGCCTTCGGCAAGGACTTCTTCAGCTACCTCAAGGACCACCCGGAGCGCTCCGCGGGCTTCAACGAGGCGATGAGCCAGGCGACTCGGGCCACCGCGACGGTGCTGCCGGGCGCCTTCGACTTCGGCCGCTTCACCACGGTCGCCGACATCGGAGGCGGCGACGGCACCCTGCTCGCCGGCGTCCTGCGGGAGCACACCTCCCTCACCGGCATCCTCTACGACACCGAGGAGGGCCTGGCCCAGGCTCCGGAGACCATGCGGCGCGACGGACTCGCGGACCGCTGTTCCGTGGTGCCCGGGGACTTCTTCACCTCGGTTCCCGAAGGCGCCGACGTCTACCTGATCAAGAGCATCCTGCACGACTGGTCGGACGACCGGTGCGTCACGATCCTCAGCCACGTCCGCGAGGTGCTTCCGGCGGACGGACGCGTCCTGATCGTGGAGCCCGTCCTGTCCGATGTGGTCGACCCCCATGCCGTGGGGCTCTACCTCGGCGACATCAACATGCTGGTGAACTGGGGCGGCAGGGAGCGCACCCGCGCCGAGTTCGACGAGGTGTGCCACCGGGCGGGCCTCGAGGTCGTATCCGTGACACAGCTCGGAGGGCCCGGGTTCTGCCTCATCGAGGCC